DNA from Halobaculum sp. XH14:
CCCAATACCTATATACTGCCATGTCATAGCGTACCACGTATGGCGTCGGCACCGAGCCCCGACGACGACCTGTTCGATCAGTTCCTGAGTGCCCGCGGTCACGACTCCGAGCCGACACGATGGGAGGAGTCGTACAACAAGAAACAGTGTCCGGACTGTGGCGGACTCCACGAGGACGACGCGCGGACGTGCTCGGTGTGCGGCTGGCGACCCGAGACGCGCCGGTAGCGGAGCCGCCCCCCGCACGGGCGAATCGCCCGTTTTCCAGCCGATATCCCGGCCAGCGGAAGCCACGTCGCT
Protein-coding regions in this window:
- a CDS encoding HVO_0416 family zinc finger protein, with amino-acid sequence MASAPSPDDDLFDQFLSARGHDSEPTRWEESYNKKQCPDCGGLHEDDARTCSVCGWRPETRR